In the genome of Rhodoferax sp. BAB1, one region contains:
- the queA gene encoding tRNA preQ1(34) S-adenosylmethionine ribosyltransferase-isomerase QueA: protein MPTSPGAPRTHTLSDFDFALPPELIAQHPAAERSASRLLDGRAATPVDRIFRELPGLLLPGDLLVFNDTKVVKARLFGEKPTGGKLELLIERVLTGHEVVAHMKVSKRPAVGMVLQMTGGYTATLLGRWPDEEGQLFRLRFSDEPHALMEQHGHVPLPPYIEHGDSAEDVARYQTVFAAKPGAAAAPTAALHFDEGLLAALEARGVKRASVTLHVGAGTFSPVKTENLAEHRMHREWYEVPAATQQAIAETKARGGRIVAVGTTTIRTLESWAQTGQASGDTEIFITPGFDFKVANLLVTNFHLPKSTLMMLVSAFAGYEHIMGLYRHAISQRYRFFSYGDAMLLERSP from the coding sequence ATGCCCACGTCCCCCGGCGCCCCGCGCACCCACACCCTCAGCGACTTCGACTTCGCGCTCCCGCCCGAGCTCATCGCCCAGCACCCCGCGGCTGAGCGCAGCGCCTCGCGCCTGCTCGACGGCCGCGCCGCCACCCCGGTGGACCGCATCTTCCGAGAACTGCCCGGCCTGTTGTTGCCCGGCGACCTGCTGGTGTTCAACGACACCAAGGTGGTCAAGGCCCGGCTGTTCGGCGAGAAGCCTACCGGCGGCAAGCTGGAACTGCTGATCGAACGCGTGCTGACGGGCCACGAGGTGGTGGCCCACATGAAGGTCAGCAAAAGGCCGGCCGTGGGCATGGTGCTGCAGATGACGGGCGGCTACACGGCCACGCTATTGGGCCGCTGGCCGGATGAAGAGGGGCAACTGTTCCGCCTGCGCTTCAGTGACGAACCGCATGCGCTGATGGAACAGCACGGCCACGTGCCGCTCCCTCCCTACATCGAACACGGCGACAGCGCCGAGGACGTGGCGCGTTACCAGACCGTCTTCGCCGCCAAACCCGGCGCCGCCGCCGCGCCCACCGCGGCCCTGCACTTCGACGAAGGTCTGCTGGCCGCGCTGGAGGCACGCGGCGTGAAACGTGCCAGCGTCACCCTGCACGTGGGCGCCGGCACCTTCTCACCCGTGAAGACCGAGAACCTGGCCGAGCACCGCATGCACCGCGAGTGGTACGAAGTACCCGCCGCCACGCAGCAGGCCATCGCGGAAACGAAAGCCCGGGGCGGCCGCATCGTCGCCGTGGGCACCACCACCATCCGCACCCTCGAATCCTGGGCCCAGACCGGGCAGGCCAGCGGGGACACCGAGATCTTCATCACCCCGGGCTTTGACTTCAAGGTGGCCAACCTGCTGGTCACCAACTTCCACCTGCCTAAATCCACCCTCATGATGCTGGTGAGCGCCTTTGCGGGCTACGAGCACATCATGGGGCTGTACCGGCATGCGATCAGCCAGCGCTACCGCTTCTTCAGTTATGGGGATGCGATGCTGCTGGAGCGGTCGCCGTAG
- the fghA gene encoding S-formylglutathione hydrolase, with protein sequence MNRVERHASFGGRQEVWKHQSTTLGCEMKFGVYLPPAAVEGQRCPVLYYLAGLTCNEQTFITKAGAQEHAARHGFILVAPDTSPRGPGVPNEDTYDLGEGAGFYLNATQAPWAQHYRMADYVAQELPTLIEQNFPATDARGIFGHSMGGHGALVTALRNPGRYRSVSAFAPVVAPSQVPWGQKAFTAYLGADVSAWKEWDAVELVATAQERLPILVDQGETDEFLRKQLRPELLEEACNAAGHPLTLRRHAGYDHSYYFIASFMADHFAHHARGL encoded by the coding sequence ATGAACCGCGTAGAGCGCCACGCCAGCTTCGGCGGCCGGCAGGAAGTCTGGAAACACCAGTCCACCACCCTGGGCTGCGAGATGAAGTTCGGCGTCTACCTGCCGCCCGCCGCCGTGGAGGGCCAGCGCTGCCCCGTGCTGTATTACCTGGCCGGCCTGACCTGCAACGAGCAGACCTTCATCACCAAGGCCGGCGCGCAGGAACATGCCGCGCGCCACGGTTTCATCCTCGTCGCCCCCGACACCAGCCCCCGCGGCCCCGGCGTGCCCAATGAAGACACGTACGACCTGGGCGAAGGTGCAGGCTTCTACCTCAACGCCACCCAGGCCCCCTGGGCCCAGCACTACCGCATGGCGGACTACGTGGCGCAGGAGCTGCCCACACTGATCGAGCAGAACTTCCCCGCCACGGATGCGCGCGGCATCTTCGGCCACAGCATGGGCGGCCACGGCGCGCTCGTCACTGCACTGCGCAACCCGGGCCGTTACCGCAGCGTCTCGGCCTTCGCCCCCGTGGTCGCCCCCAGCCAGGTGCCCTGGGGCCAGAAGGCTTTCACGGCCTACCTGGGTGCGGATGTTTCAGCTTGGAAGGAATGGGACGCGGTGGAACTGGTCGCCACCGCCCAGGAGCGCCTGCCCATCCTCGTGGACCAGGGTGAGACCGATGAGTTTTTGCGCAAGCAGCTGCGACCTGAGTTGCTGGAAGAGGCTTGCAATGCTGCAGGTCACCCGCTGACGCTGCGGCGGCATGCGGGTTACGACCACAGCTATTACTTCATCGCGAGTTTCATGGCGGATCATTTTGCGCATCATGCGCGGGGACTCTAG
- a CDS encoding S-(hydroxymethyl)glutathione dehydrogenase/class III alcohol dehydrogenase produces the protein MKSRAAVAFAAGQPLQIVEIDVAPPKKGEVLVRITHTGVCHTDAFTLSGDDPEGLFPAVLGHEGAGVVVEVGEGVTSVKPGDHVIPLYTAECGECLFCKSGKTNLCVAVRATQGKGVMPDGTTRFSYNGQPVYHYMGCSTFSEYTVVAEVSLAKINPAANHEQVCLLGCGVTTGLGAVKNTAKVQPGDTVAVFGLGGIGLAVIQGAKQAKAGRIIAVDTNPGKFDLARTFGATDCVNPKDHDKPIQQVIVEMTTWGVDHSFECIGNVNVMRAALECAHRGWGQSVIIGVAGAGQEISTRPFQLVTGRRWLGTAFGGVKGRSQLPGMVEDAMKGDIQLAPFVTHTRELKDINEAFELMHSGQSIRTVIHY, from the coding sequence ATGAAATCACGCGCCGCCGTCGCCTTTGCAGCCGGCCAGCCCTTGCAGATCGTCGAGATCGACGTGGCGCCGCCGAAAAAGGGCGAGGTGCTGGTCAGGATCACGCACACCGGCGTCTGCCACACCGATGCCTTCACGCTCAGCGGTGATGACCCCGAGGGCCTGTTCCCTGCCGTGCTGGGTCACGAGGGCGCGGGTGTGGTGGTGGAAGTGGGCGAGGGTGTCACCAGCGTGAAGCCGGGCGACCACGTCATCCCGCTCTACACCGCCGAGTGCGGCGAGTGTCTGTTCTGCAAGAGCGGCAAGACCAACCTCTGCGTGGCCGTGCGCGCCACCCAGGGCAAAGGCGTGATGCCCGACGGCACCACGCGCTTCTCCTACAACGGCCAGCCCGTCTACCACTACATGGGCTGCTCCACCTTCAGCGAATACACCGTGGTGGCCGAAGTCTCGCTGGCCAAAATCAACCCCGCGGCGAACCACGAACAGGTCTGCCTGCTGGGCTGCGGCGTCACCACCGGCCTGGGCGCCGTGAAAAACACCGCCAAGGTGCAGCCCGGCGACACGGTGGCCGTGTTCGGCCTGGGCGGCATTGGCCTGGCGGTCATCCAGGGTGCCAAGCAGGCGAAGGCGGGCCGCATCATCGCCGTGGACACCAACCCCGGCAAGTTCGACCTGGCCCGCACCTTCGGCGCCACCGACTGCGTGAACCCCAAGGACCATGACAAACCCATCCAGCAGGTCATCGTGGAGATGACCACCTGGGGCGTGGACCACAGCTTCGAATGCATCGGCAACGTCAACGTCATGCGCGCCGCGCTGGAGTGCGCGCACCGCGGCTGGGGCCAGAGTGTCATCATCGGTGTGGCCGGGGCGGGGCAGGAGATTTCCACGCGCCCCTTCCAGCTCGTCACCGGCCGGCGCTGGCTGGGCACGGCCTTCGGCGGCGTCAAGGGCCGCAGCCAGCTGCCGGGCATGGTGGAAGACGCCATGAAGGGCGACATCCAGCTCGCGCCCTTTGTTACGCACACGCGTGAACTGAAAGACATCAACGAGGCCTTCGAGCTGATGCACTCAGGCCAATCCATCCGCACCGTCATCCATTACTGA
- a CDS encoding tripartite tricarboxylate transporter substrate binding protein: MNLLHRISAGLVLGAALLSHASAQNFPQRPIQLIVPVSAGGGTDVMARAVGQKVGELLGQPVVVENKTGAGGNIGVEFVAKAKADGYTLLFSPSTIATNVAVYRKLPYDLLKDFQTVALVGQTDVALVVHPSVKAANVKEFVELARSKGGALNYGSAGTGSSQHLTAEYFNQIAGTTSNHIPYKGQSQAMNDLVGGQLDYMFSPLQNALPFIKQGRIRVLAVAAKQRHRDLPQTPTLIESGYPGAEVSNWFALYAPSATPPAVVKSLHAAYTQVLKQPEMKARLEGMGFDIVYASPDEATDFMRSELVRWTRVATTAGIKAE; encoded by the coding sequence ATGAACCTTCTGCATCGCATTTCTGCCGGCCTCGTCCTGGGTGCCGCGCTGCTGTCCCATGCCAGCGCCCAGAACTTCCCGCAACGCCCCATCCAGCTCATCGTGCCCGTGTCGGCCGGCGGCGGCACTGACGTCATGGCCCGTGCGGTCGGCCAGAAGGTGGGCGAACTGCTGGGCCAGCCCGTGGTGGTGGAGAACAAGACGGGTGCCGGCGGCAACATCGGCGTGGAGTTCGTGGCCAAGGCCAAGGCCGACGGCTACACCCTGCTGTTCTCGCCCAGCACCATCGCCACCAATGTGGCGGTCTACCGCAAGCTGCCCTACGACCTGCTCAAGGATTTCCAGACCGTGGCCCTGGTCGGGCAGACCGACGTGGCCCTGGTGGTCCACCCCTCCGTCAAGGCGGCGAACGTGAAAGAGTTCGTCGAGCTCGCGCGCAGCAAGGGCGGCGCGCTCAACTACGGCTCGGCGGGCACGGGCAGCTCCCAGCACCTCACGGCGGAATACTTCAACCAGATCGCCGGCACCACGTCCAACCACATCCCCTACAAGGGCCAGTCCCAGGCCATGAACGACCTGGTGGGCGGCCAGCTGGACTACATGTTCAGCCCCCTGCAGAACGCCCTGCCTTTCATCAAGCAGGGTCGCATCCGCGTGCTGGCCGTGGCTGCCAAGCAGCGCCACCGCGATCTGCCCCAGACGCCCACGCTGATCGAATCCGGCTACCCCGGCGCCGAGGTCTCCAACTGGTTCGCGCTCTACGCCCCCTCGGCCACGCCGCCGGCCGTGGTCAAGAGCCTGCACGCCGCCTACACCCAGGTGCTCAAGCAGCCCGAGATGAAGGCCAGGCTCGAAGGCATGGGTTTCGACATCGTCTACGCCAGCCCGGACGAGGCCACCGACTTCATGCGTTCCGAGCTGGTGCGCTGGACGCGCGTGGCCACCACCGCCGGCATCAAGGCGGAATAA
- a CDS encoding class II aldolase/adducin family protein, with the protein MSPTANPALIDDLVIANHILVNEGVLDGFGHISVRHDQQPDRFLIARSMAPGLVTADDIVACDLDGSVHDERGRKTYVERFIHSEIYRVRPDVMAVIHSHSPAVIPFGVTGARLRPICHMSGFLGAQVPVFEIRHTAGEASDLLIRNQALGKALAADLGQQAVALLRGHGNVVVGFSIQQVVFRAIYTESNARLQSEAMRLGEINYLTPGEAQATSDMNDEHLGRPWEVWKKRALQNRV; encoded by the coding sequence ATGAGCCCCACCGCCAATCCCGCCCTGATCGACGACCTCGTCATCGCCAACCACATCCTGGTCAACGAGGGCGTGCTCGACGGCTTCGGCCACATCAGCGTGCGCCATGACCAGCAGCCCGACCGTTTCCTGATCGCCCGCAGCATGGCGCCGGGCCTGGTGACGGCCGACGACATCGTGGCCTGCGACCTGGACGGCAGCGTGCACGACGAACGCGGCCGCAAGACCTATGTGGAGCGTTTCATCCACAGCGAGATCTACCGCGTCCGCCCCGACGTGATGGCCGTCATCCACAGCCACTCGCCCGCGGTCATCCCCTTTGGCGTGACGGGCGCGCGCCTGCGGCCGATCTGCCACATGAGCGGTTTCCTGGGCGCGCAGGTGCCGGTGTTCGAGATCCGGCACACGGCCGGCGAGGCCAGTGACCTGCTGATCCGCAACCAGGCCCTGGGCAAAGCCCTGGCGGCCGACCTGGGCCAGCAGGCTGTGGCGCTGCTGCGCGGGCATGGCAATGTGGTGGTGGGTTTCTCCATTCAGCAGGTGGTGTTCCGCGCCATCTACACCGAGAGCAACGCCCGCCTGCAGAGCGAGGCCATGCGCCTGGGCGAGATCAACTACCTGACGCCGGGCGAAGCCCAGGCCACCTCGGACATGAACGACGAGCACCTGGGCCGGCCCTGGGAAGTCTGGAAGAAACGGGCGCTGCAAAACCGCGTCTGA
- the tgt gene encoding tRNA guanosine(34) transglycosylase Tgt, which translates to MLKFELLKTDGHARRGRLTLNHGVVETPVFMPVGTYGTVKGVMPKSLEDMGAQIILGNTFHLWMRPGLDVMKTFGGLHRFENWGKPILTDSGGFQVWSLGEMRKISEEGVRFSSPVNGDKLFLTPEVSMQIQTVLNSDIVMQFDECTPYVSLEPKTKGQLTTEREARVSMELSLRWARRCKTEFERLENPNALFGIVQGGMYESLRDESLAALEELDFPGIAVGGVSVGEPKDDMQRLMRHVGPRLPAHKPHYLMGVGTPEDLVYGVQHGIDMFDCVMPTRNARNGHLFTRFGDLKIRNARHKSDERPLDETCSCYACAGNSGVPYLQGGREGFSRAYLHHLDRCGEMLGPMLATVHNLHYYLNLMREVRAALDAGSFGAFVAQFHAERARGV; encoded by the coding sequence ATGCTCAAATTCGAACTCCTCAAGACCGACGGCCACGCGCGCCGCGGCCGCCTCACCCTCAACCACGGTGTGGTCGAGACCCCGGTTTTCATGCCCGTGGGCACCTACGGCACGGTCAAGGGCGTGATGCCCAAGAGCCTGGAAGACATGGGCGCGCAGATCATCCTGGGCAACACCTTCCACCTGTGGATGCGCCCGGGCCTGGACGTGATGAAAACCTTCGGCGGCCTGCACCGCTTCGAGAACTGGGGCAAACCCATCCTCACCGATTCGGGCGGTTTCCAGGTCTGGTCGCTGGGCGAGATGCGCAAGATCTCCGAAGAGGGCGTGCGCTTCTCCTCGCCGGTCAACGGCGACAAGCTTTTCCTCACGCCCGAGGTCTCGATGCAGATCCAGACCGTGCTCAACAGCGACATCGTCATGCAGTTCGACGAGTGCACGCCCTATGTCTCGCTGGAGCCCAAGACCAAGGGCCAGCTGACCACCGAGCGCGAGGCGCGCGTCTCCATGGAGCTCAGCCTGCGCTGGGCCCGACGCTGCAAGACCGAGTTCGAGCGGCTGGAGAACCCCAACGCCCTGTTCGGCATCGTGCAGGGCGGCATGTACGAGAGCCTGCGCGACGAATCGCTGGCCGCGCTGGAGGAGCTGGACTTCCCCGGCATCGCCGTGGGCGGTGTCAGCGTGGGCGAGCCCAAGGACGACATGCAGCGCCTGATGCGCCACGTCGGCCCGCGGCTGCCGGCGCACAAGCCGCATTACCTGATGGGCGTGGGCACGCCGGAAGACCTGGTCTACGGGGTGCAGCACGGCATCGACATGTTCGACTGCGTCATGCCCACGCGCAATGCGCGCAACGGTCACCTGTTCACGCGTTTTGGCGACCTCAAGATCCGCAACGCGCGCCACAAGAGCGACGAGCGCCCCCTGGACGAGACCTGCAGCTGCTACGCCTGCGCCGGCAACTCCGGTGTGCCCTACCTGCAGGGCGGGCGCGAAGGTTTCAGCCGCGCCTACCTGCACCACCTGGACCGTTGCGGCGAAATGCTGGGCCCCATGCTGGCCACGGTGCACAACCTGCATTACTACCTGAACCTGATGCGCGAGGTACGCGCCGCGCTGGACGCCGGCAGCTTTGGCGCCTTCGTGGCCCAGTTCCATGCGGAGCGGGCCCGCGGCGTATGA
- a CDS encoding sigma-70 family RNA polymerase sigma factor gives MALTLPLTIAPADLAAIRTDMLRFARLQLRDAAAAEDAVQEALLAALANAQQFAGRAQAKTWVFGILRNKIVDVIRQQSRSTNVSSFSDGEQSLDETFETLFRENAHWTPASRPRDWGSPEAALRQQHFWGVFEACLTHLPENTARVFMMREFLDFETPEVCQELGITVSNCNVILHRARNALRLCLQRGWFTEGEKTC, from the coding sequence ATGGCCCTCACCCTACCCCTCACCATAGCCCCTGCCGACCTGGCCGCCATCCGCACCGACATGCTGCGCTTCGCGCGTCTGCAGTTGCGCGACGCGGCCGCCGCCGAAGACGCAGTGCAGGAAGCCCTGCTGGCCGCGCTGGCCAATGCCCAGCAGTTCGCCGGCCGGGCCCAGGCCAAGACATGGGTCTTCGGCATCCTGCGCAACAAGATCGTGGACGTCATCCGCCAGCAGAGCCGCAGCACCAATGTCTCGTCCTTCTCCGACGGTGAGCAGAGCCTGGACGAGACTTTCGAAACCCTGTTCCGCGAGAACGCGCACTGGACCCCGGCCTCGCGCCCGCGCGACTGGGGCAGCCCCGAAGCGGCCCTGCGCCAGCAGCATTTCTGGGGCGTGTTCGAGGCCTGCCTGACCCACCTGCCCGAGAACACGGCGCGCGTTTTCATGATGCGCGAATTTCTCGATTTCGAAACGCCCGAGGTCTGCCAGGAACTGGGCATCACGGTGAGCAACTGCAACGTCATCCTGCACCGGGCACGCAATGCGCTGCGCCTGTGCCTGCAACGCGGCTGGTTCACCGAAGGAGAAAAGACATGCTGA
- a CDS encoding zf-HC2 domain-containing protein has product MLNCKQASHLMSEAQDRPLALGERLPLRLHLFMCVGCRNYGKQLDFLRAVTREMKAGSEPAPKD; this is encoded by the coding sequence ATGCTGAACTGCAAACAGGCCAGCCACCTCATGTCCGAGGCGCAGGACCGCCCGCTCGCGCTGGGCGAGCGCCTGCCGCTACGCCTGCATCTGTTCATGTGTGTAGGCTGCCGCAACTACGGCAAGCAGCTGGACTTCCTGCGGGCTGTCACCCGGGAAATGAAGGCCGGCAGCGAGCCGGCCCCCAAGGACTGA
- the ybaL gene encoding YbaL family putative K(+) efflux transporter codes for MPHDVSLIATIATGFGLAMILGLLASQLRMPPLVGYLLAGVVISPATPGFVGDIGLAGQLAEIGVMLLMFGVGLHFSLRELLAVRRIAVPGAIVQIGVAVVLGMGASLAWGWHWGGALIFGLCLSVASTVVLLRALEAKGLLDSINGRIAVGWLVVEDLVMVLVLVLVPALAGVMSEAGAGQAADTGELWTTMGLTLAKVAAFIAVMLVVGRRVFPKLLWWVARTGSRELFTLCVVSAAIGVAFGAALLFDVSFALGAFFAGMMMRESEYSHRAADESLPLRDAFAVLFFVSVGMLFDPAVLWQQPLKVLAVVAIIMVGKTLAAIGLVLLFRYPLNTALTIGASLAQIGEFSFILAGMGVALQLMPAEGQSLVLAGALISIAANSALFAAIGPLQQWLRQRSELVRRFEQRDDPLAELPMSTDPKQLTGQVVLVGYGSVGRRMAVELAAQQIPFVVAEQNRELVEDLRRQNIPAVCGDAAEPEVLIQAHIARAAMLVITPPDSMRARRMVETAWALNPKVEVLLRTLSEDEAVLLRQEGLGMVFLGKEELSRSMSTQVLDRMRPHHGTVNLRS; via the coding sequence ATGCCCCACGACGTCAGCCTCATCGCCACCATCGCCACCGGTTTCGGCCTGGCGATGATCCTGGGCCTGCTGGCCAGCCAGCTCAGGATGCCGCCGCTGGTGGGTTACCTGCTGGCCGGTGTGGTGATCAGCCCGGCCACGCCGGGTTTCGTGGGTGATATCGGCCTGGCCGGGCAGCTGGCCGAGATCGGCGTGATGCTGCTGATGTTCGGTGTCGGTCTGCATTTCTCCCTGCGCGAGCTGCTGGCGGTGCGGCGCATCGCCGTGCCGGGAGCCATCGTGCAGATCGGCGTGGCGGTGGTCCTGGGCATGGGGGCGAGTTTGGCCTGGGGCTGGCACTGGGGCGGGGCGCTGATCTTTGGCCTGTGCCTGTCGGTGGCCAGCACGGTGGTGCTCTTGCGCGCGCTGGAGGCCAAGGGCCTGCTCGACAGCATCAACGGGCGCATTGCGGTGGGCTGGCTGGTGGTGGAAGACCTGGTCATGGTGCTGGTGCTCGTGCTGGTGCCGGCGCTGGCCGGTGTCATGAGCGAGGCAGGCGCCGGGCAGGCGGCCGACACTGGCGAACTCTGGACCACCATGGGCCTGACGCTGGCCAAGGTGGCGGCCTTCATCGCCGTGATGCTGGTGGTGGGGCGGCGCGTGTTCCCCAAGTTGCTGTGGTGGGTGGCGCGCACCGGCTCGCGCGAGCTGTTCACGCTGTGCGTGGTGTCTGCGGCCATCGGCGTGGCCTTCGGCGCGGCCCTGCTGTTCGACGTGTCCTTCGCGCTGGGCGCCTTCTTCGCCGGCATGATGATGCGCGAGTCCGAGTACAGCCACCGCGCGGCCGACGAATCGCTGCCGCTGCGCGACGCCTTCGCCGTGCTGTTTTTCGTCTCGGTGGGCATGCTGTTCGACCCGGCCGTGCTCTGGCAGCAGCCGCTCAAGGTGCTGGCGGTGGTGGCCATCATCATGGTGGGCAAGACGCTGGCGGCCATCGGCCTGGTGCTGCTGTTCCGTTACCCGCTCAACACCGCGCTGACCATCGGCGCCAGCCTGGCGCAGATCGGCGAGTTCTCCTTCATCCTGGCCGGCATGGGTGTGGCCCTGCAGCTGATGCCGGCCGAAGGCCAGAGCCTGGTGCTGGCCGGCGCGCTGATCTCGATCGCGGCCAACTCGGCCCTCTTTGCCGCCATCGGGCCGCTGCAGCAGTGGCTGCGCCAGCGTTCCGAGCTGGTGCGCCGTTTCGAGCAGCGCGACGACCCGCTGGCCGAGCTGCCCATGTCCACCGATCCGAAACAGCTGACCGGGCAGGTGGTGCTGGTGGGTTACGGCAGCGTGGGCCGGCGCATGGCGGTCGAGCTGGCCGCGCAGCAGATCCCCTTTGTCGTGGCCGAGCAGAACCGCGAACTGGTGGAGGACTTGCGGCGCCAGAACATCCCCGCCGTGTGCGGCGACGCGGCCGAGCCCGAGGTGCTGATCCAGGCGCACATTGCGCGCGCCGCCATGCTGGTCATCACGCCGCCCGACTCCATGCGCGCGCGTCGCATGGTGGAGACCGCGTGGGCGCTCAACCCCAAGGTCGAGGTGCTGCTGCGCACCCTGAGCGAGGACGAGGCCGTGCTCCTGCGCCAGGAAGGCCTGGGCATGGTTTTCCTGGGCAAGGAAGAACTGTCGCGCAGCATGAGCACCCAGGTGCTGGACCGCATGCGCCCGCACCACGGCACGGTGAACCTGCGCAGCTGA